From a single Mus caroli chromosome X, CAROLI_EIJ_v1.1, whole genome shotgun sequence genomic region:
- the Mpc1l gene encoding mitochondrial pyruvate carrier 1-like protein, producing MAAVVALMRKTLDYLKTKEFRDYITSTHFWGPVANWGLPLAAFKDMKAPPDIISGRMTTALIFYSMAFMRFAYRVQPRNYLLLACHFSNVLAQTIQGGRFLKHQYGGGAKAKATNPPAK from the coding sequence ATGGCGGCGGTAGTAGCGCTAATGCGGAAAACGCTAGATTATCTTAAGACCAAGGAGTTTCGGGATTATATAACCAGCACCCACTTCTGGGGTCCTGTGGCCAACTGGGGCCTTCCGCTGGCCGCCTTTAAGGATATGAAGGCGCCTCCCGACATCATCAGTGGCCGCATGACGACGGCCCTCATCTTCTACTCCATGGCTTTCATGCGCTTTGCCTACCGTGTCCAGCCTCGAAACTACCTGCTGCTGGCGTGCCATTTCTCCAACGTGTTGGCGCAGACCATCCAGGGGGGCCGTTTCCTGAAGCACCAATATGGTGGTGGAGCCAAGGCCAAAGCCACCAACCCTCCGGCCAAATAA